One part of the Janthinobacterium sp. 17J80-10 genome encodes these proteins:
- the ccmA gene encoding cytochrome c biogenesis heme-transporting ATPase CcmA produces the protein MLRTRQVASSRGGRELFSGIDLEVGSGDALRIGGRNGSGKTTLLRMLCGLTPPAEGEVLWKEAAIRRLGESFRREVIYVGHASGLKDDLLAWENLVVAARLSGLGISRKAALQALQQLDVAELCDTPVRALSQGQRKRVALSRLCLPGPKPLWILDEPAASLDDDAVKALCSVLDAHLAQGGMIVHATHQAMPLAARRNLQVDLGQGGAC, from the coding sequence ATGCTGCGTACGCGGCAGGTGGCCAGCAGTCGTGGGGGACGTGAATTGTTTAGTGGCATTGATCTTGAGGTCGGCAGCGGCGATGCCCTGCGCATTGGCGGTCGCAACGGCAGTGGCAAAACCACCCTCCTGCGCATGTTGTGCGGATTGACGCCGCCGGCGGAGGGCGAAGTTCTCTGGAAAGAAGCCGCAATACGGCGCCTGGGCGAGTCCTTCCGGCGCGAAGTGATCTATGTCGGCCACGCCAGTGGCCTGAAGGACGACTTGCTGGCCTGGGAAAACCTCGTGGTTGCGGCACGTTTATCCGGCTTGGGCATAAGCCGCAAGGCAGCCTTGCAGGCACTGCAACAGCTCGACGTGGCCGAGTTGTGCGACACGCCGGTGCGTGCGCTTTCGCAAGGCCAGCGCAAGCGCGTGGCGCTCTCGCGCCTGTGCCTGCCCGGTCCGAAGCCCTTATGGATACTCGACGAGCCGGCAGCATCGCTGGACGATGATGCGGTCAAGGCCCTGTGCAGCGTGCTGGACGCCCATCTGGCGCAAGGCGGCATGATCGTGCATGCAACGCACCAGGCCATGCCGCTGGCGGCGCGGCGCAACCTGCAAGTTGACCTCGGGCAGGGCGGTGCATGCTGA
- a CDS encoding periplasmic nitrate reductase, NapE protein — translation MDNSQPVPTKTQELRAFFFLTVVAAPILAVAIVGGYGFFVWMYQLFTGSLPTG, via the coding sequence ATGGATAACTCGCAGCCGGTCCCGACCAAAACCCAGGAATTGCGCGCCTTCTTTTTCCTGACCGTGGTTGCCGCGCCGATCCTGGCCGTGGCGATTGTCGGCGGCTATGGTTTTTTTGTCTGGATGTACCAGTTATTTACCGGCTCTCTGCCGACCGGATAA
- a CDS encoding chaperone NapD, protein MTDSDNSNLPGGDREIHIAGIIAYCDARQVDAIKARISLLPGAECHAQSAEGKLVITLETESTRRTVDCMDAIRALPGVYDVSLVYQHAEPATAMEQEMEP, encoded by the coding sequence ATGACCGATAGCGACAACAGCAACTTGCCGGGAGGCGATCGTGAAATCCATATTGCCGGCATCATCGCTTATTGCGATGCCCGCCAGGTCGACGCGATCAAGGCCCGCATCAGCCTGCTTCCCGGTGCGGAGTGCCATGCGCAATCTGCCGAAGGCAAACTGGTCATCACGCTGGAAACCGAGAGCACGCGCCGCACGGTCGACTGCATGGACGCCATCCGGGCGCTACCTGGTGTATATGATGTTTCGCTCGTCTATCAACACGCGGAGCCGGCTACCGCAATGGAACAGGAAATGGAACCATGA
- the napA gene encoding periplasmic nitrate reductase subunit alpha gives MKLTRRDFIKQTAAITAASTAGIPLAAEASNVVTDSARTQLKWSKAPCRFCGVGCGVNVAVKDGRVVATHGDINAEVNRGVNCVKGYFLSKIMYGADRLTKPMLRMKNGKYAKDGEFAPVSWDTAFDVMAEKFKKALKEKGPTSVGMFGSGQWTVWEGYAALKLFKAGFRSNNIDPNARHCMASAVAGFMRTFGMDEPMGCYDDIEAADAFVLWGSNMAEMHPILWTRVTDRRLSAPHVKVAVLSVFEHRSFDLADQSIIFRPQTDLAILNFIANYIIKNNAVNREFVNKHTRFATGNTDIGYGLRPEHALQKAAKNAGDVGGSKPSTFDEFAKFVSSYDVDTVSKLTNVSPDKLIALAKLYADPKVKVMSFFTMGFNQHTRGTWCSNLLYNIHLLTGKISTPGNSPFSLTGQPSACGTAREVGTFSHRLPADMVVTNPKHRAIAEQIWKLPEGTIPEKPGYHAVLQNRMLKDGKLNAYWVQVNNNMQAAPNIVQEAMPGYRNPDNFIVVSDAYPTVTTMAADLILPTAMWVEKEGAYGNAERRTQFWHQLVSAPGEAKSDLWQLMEFSKRFKMEEVWPPELLAKAPQYKGKTLFDVLYRNGNVDKFPVSQVEAGYANDEAKAFGFYPQKGLFEEYAAFGRDHGHDLAPFDTYHRERGLRWPVVDGKETLWRYKEGTDPYVKAGEGFRFYGHPDGKAVIYALPYEKAAEEPDKEFPFWLSTGRVLEHWHSGSMTRRVPELYRAFPNAVCYMHPEDARQIGARRGDTIEIVSRRGAMKSRVETRGRNKPPRGLVFVPWFDASQLINKVTLDATCPISLQTDFKKCAVNIRKV, from the coding sequence ATGAAACTTACCCGACGTGATTTCATCAAGCAGACTGCGGCCATCACGGCCGCTTCCACCGCCGGCATTCCGCTGGCGGCCGAAGCCTCGAATGTGGTGACCGATTCCGCCAGGACCCAGCTCAAATGGTCGAAGGCCCCCTGCCGTTTTTGCGGGGTCGGCTGCGGCGTCAACGTTGCCGTCAAGGATGGCCGGGTGGTTGCAACCCACGGCGACATCAATGCTGAAGTCAACCGCGGCGTCAATTGCGTCAAGGGCTATTTCCTTTCCAAGATCATGTATGGCGCCGACCGGCTGACCAAGCCGATGCTGCGCATGAAGAACGGCAAGTACGCCAAGGATGGTGAATTTGCGCCGGTTTCCTGGGATACCGCCTTCGATGTCATGGCCGAGAAATTCAAGAAGGCCCTGAAAGAAAAGGGGCCGACGTCGGTCGGCATGTTCGGCTCCGGGCAATGGACCGTCTGGGAAGGCTATGCGGCACTGAAGCTGTTCAAGGCCGGTTTCCGCTCCAACAATATCGACCCCAATGCCCGCCACTGCATGGCCTCGGCGGTTGCCGGCTTCATGCGCACTTTCGGCATGGACGAGCCGATGGGCTGCTATGACGACATCGAAGCAGCCGACGCGTTCGTGCTGTGGGGCTCGAACATGGCGGAAATGCACCCGATCCTGTGGACCCGTGTGACGGACCGCCGCCTGTCGGCGCCGCATGTGAAAGTGGCCGTGCTGTCGGTATTCGAGCACCGCAGCTTCGACCTGGCGGACCAGTCGATCATTTTCCGTCCGCAAACGGACCTGGCGATCCTGAACTTCATCGCCAACTACATCATCAAGAACAACGCGGTCAACCGCGAGTTCGTCAACAAGCACACACGTTTCGCCACTGGCAATACCGACATCGGCTATGGCTTGCGGCCGGAGCATGCGCTGCAAAAGGCGGCAAAGAATGCCGGCGACGTCGGCGGCAGCAAACCCAGCACCTTCGATGAATTCGCCAAGTTCGTCTCTTCCTACGATGTCGATACGGTTTCCAAGCTCACCAACGTTTCCCCGGACAAGCTGATCGCGCTGGCCAAGCTGTATGCGGACCCGAAGGTAAAGGTCATGTCGTTCTTTACCATGGGCTTCAACCAGCATACGCGCGGCACCTGGTGCAGCAACCTGCTCTACAACATCCATCTGTTGACCGGCAAGATTTCCACGCCCGGCAACAGCCCGTTCTCCCTGACCGGCCAGCCCTCGGCGTGCGGCACCGCGCGGGAAGTCGGAACCTTCTCGCACCGTCTGCCTGCGGACATGGTCGTCACCAATCCCAAGCACCGGGCGATTGCCGAGCAAATCTGGAAGCTGCCCGAAGGCACCATCCCGGAAAAGCCCGGCTACCATGCCGTCTTGCAAAACCGCATGCTGAAAGACGGCAAGCTCAACGCATACTGGGTCCAGGTCAATAACAACATGCAGGCCGCGCCGAACATCGTGCAGGAAGCGATGCCCGGCTACCGCAATCCCGACAATTTCATCGTTGTTTCCGACGCCTACCCGACCGTGACCACCATGGCGGCCGACCTGATCCTGCCGACGGCAATGTGGGTGGAAAAGGAAGGCGCTTACGGCAATGCCGAACGGCGCACGCAGTTCTGGCACCAGCTCGTGTCCGCCCCCGGCGAGGCCAAGTCCGACCTGTGGCAATTGATGGAATTTTCCAAGCGCTTCAAGATGGAAGAAGTCTGGCCGCCGGAACTGCTGGCCAAGGCGCCGCAATACAAGGGAAAAACCCTGTTCGACGTCCTGTACCGCAATGGCAATGTGGACAAATTCCCTGTCAGCCAGGTGGAAGCAGGCTATGCCAACGACGAAGCCAAGGCCTTCGGCTTCTATCCGCAAAAAGGCCTGTTCGAAGAATATGCCGCATTCGGTCGCGACCACGGCCATGACCTGGCGCCTTTCGACACATACCACCGCGAGCGCGGCCTGCGCTGGCCGGTGGTCGACGGCAAGGAAACCCTGTGGCGCTACAAGGAAGGCACCGATCCCTACGTGAAAGCGGGAGAAGGCTTCCGCTTCTATGGCCATCCGGACGGCAAGGCCGTGATCTACGCACTGCCCTATGAAAAGGCGGCCGAGGAACCGGACAAGGAATTCCCGTTCTGGCTATCCACCGGCCGCGTGCTGGAGCACTGGCATTCCGGCTCGATGACGCGGCGCGTGCCGGAGCTGTATCGCGCCTTCCCGAACGCCGTGTGCTACATGCATCCGGAAGATGCCAGGCAGATCGGCGCGCGACGCGGCGACACCATTGAAATCGTGTCACGGCGCGGCGCGATGAAGTCGCGGGTGGAAACGCGCGGACGCAACAAGCCGCCACGCGGCCTGGTGTTCGTGCCCTGGTTCGATGCCAGCCAGCTGATCAACAAGGTGACGCTGGACGCGACCTGCCCGATCTCGCTGCAGACGGACTTCAAAAAATGCGCGGTCAACATCCGCAAAGTGTAG
- a CDS encoding nitrate reductase cytochrome c-type subunit: MLPVLAFAAPGGTGAHDAMRGPTPILETTTPPPLLNPDNSDVRRSRNYAMQPPVIPHKVEGYQLDKNANRCMMCHARTRTQESQAPMISVTHFMDRQGNFLAELSPRRYFCMQCHVPQANANPLIENRFIDADTMLNKPAPATKK, encoded by the coding sequence ATGCTGCCCGTTCTGGCATTTGCCGCGCCGGGCGGTACCGGCGCGCATGACGCCATGCGCGGCCCGACCCCGATACTTGAGACGACCACACCGCCACCGCTGCTCAACCCGGACAACAGCGACGTGCGCCGCTCGCGCAACTATGCCATGCAGCCGCCCGTCATCCCGCACAAGGTCGAGGGCTACCAGCTCGACAAGAATGCCAACCGCTGCATGATGTGCCATGCGCGCACCCGCACCCAGGAAAGCCAGGCGCCGATGATCAGCGTGACGCACTTCATGGACCGCCAGGGCAACTTCCTGGCCGAACTGTCGCCGCGCCGCTATTTCTGCATGCAGTGCCACGTGCCGCAGGCAAATGCGAACCCGCTGATTGAAAACCGCTTCATTGATGCCGATACCATGCTGAACAAGCCAGCGCCGGCCACGAAAAAATGA
- a CDS encoding cytochrome c3 family protein yields the protein MKQLLKRYWNVLRRPSVHLSFGFLVIGSFIAGIIFWGGFNTALEATNTEKFCTGCHEMRDNVFVELQNTIHFSNRSGVRATCPDCHVPHKWTDKIARKMQASKEVWGKIFGTIDTREKFEAHRLQLANNEWRRLKANNSLECRNCHQFESMDFTKQSKRAVDAHSTFLAGGEKTCIDCHKGIAHTLPDMAGVK from the coding sequence ATGAAACAATTGCTGAAGCGCTACTGGAATGTCCTGAGGCGGCCCAGCGTCCACCTGAGCTTCGGCTTCCTGGTGATCGGCTCATTCATTGCCGGCATCATTTTCTGGGGCGGCTTCAACACCGCCCTGGAAGCCACCAATACCGAAAAATTCTGTACCGGCTGCCATGAGATGCGCGATAACGTGTTTGTTGAACTGCAAAACACGATCCACTTCTCCAACCGCAGCGGCGTGCGCGCCACTTGCCCGGATTGCCATGTGCCGCACAAATGGACTGACAAGATCGCGCGCAAGATGCAGGCATCCAAGGAAGTCTGGGGCAAGATTTTCGGCACCATCGATACGCGCGAAAAATTCGAGGCGCACCGCCTGCAGCTGGCCAACAATGAATGGCGCCGCTTGAAAGCCAACAACTCGCTCGAATGCCGCAATTGCCACCAGTTCGAATCGATGGATTTCACCAAGCAGAGCAAGCGCGCAGTCGATGCCCATTCCACCTTCCTCGCCGGCGGTGAAAAGACCTGTATCGATTGCCACAAGGGGATCGCCCACACGCTGCCCGACATGGCAGGCGTGAAATAA
- the hemN gene encoding oxygen-independent coproporphyrinogen III oxidase, which translates to MTAPAELPITGPLVQFDADLIRRHSKQGPRYTSYPTADRFTPGFGNADYLQAVSRVRAAGATTPLSLYVHIPFCESLCYYCGCNKIITRDHNKADIYLDYLLREISMQAQLFEGMNQVEQLHFGGGTPTYLSNAQMDGLLAHMRKSFSFAPDEVGEYSIEIDPRTVDPERVHVLRAQGFNRISLGVQDFDPEVQKAVNRIQPQEQTLAVINAARDAGFRSISIDLIYGLPKQNMRTMSETLSKVIDADPDRISIYNYAHMPQLFKSQKLILEEDLPSPETKLDMLALCIERLTGAGYVYIGMDHFAKPGDDLAVAQRENRLQRNFQGYSTHAEAELVSCGVSGISAVGGTYSQNEKKLEDYYQRIDAGELPVARGLALNADDFLRRRVIQLLACDFALSMPAIEREFAIDFGTYFARELQQVQQLQEDGLLTMTAGGITVTPKGRLLIRNICMVFDRYLGMPHEIKLERMRYSKTI; encoded by the coding sequence ATGACTGCCCCCGCAGAATTACCCATCACCGGTCCGCTCGTCCAGTTCGACGCCGACCTGATCCGCCGCCACAGCAAACAGGGGCCGCGGTACACCTCGTATCCGACAGCGGACCGTTTCACGCCGGGATTCGGCAATGCAGACTATCTGCAGGCAGTCTCCCGCGTGCGTGCCGCTGGCGCCACCACGCCGCTGTCGCTGTACGTGCACATCCCGTTTTGCGAGTCGCTCTGCTACTACTGCGGTTGCAACAAGATCATCACCCGCGACCATAACAAGGCGGACATCTATCTCGATTACCTGCTGCGGGAAATCTCGATGCAGGCGCAGCTTTTCGAGGGCATGAACCAGGTCGAGCAGCTGCACTTCGGTGGCGGCACGCCGACTTACCTGTCGAATGCGCAGATGGATGGCTTGCTGGCGCATATGCGGAAATCCTTCAGTTTTGCTCCGGACGAGGTTGGCGAATATTCGATTGAAATCGATCCGCGCACGGTCGACCCGGAGCGCGTGCATGTGTTGCGCGCCCAGGGCTTCAACCGCATCAGCCTGGGGGTGCAGGACTTCGACCCGGAAGTGCAAAAGGCCGTCAACCGCATCCAGCCGCAGGAGCAAACGCTCGCCGTGATCAACGCGGCGCGGGACGCAGGTTTCCGTTCCATCAGCATCGACCTGATCTACGGGCTGCCCAAGCAAAACATGCGCACGATGAGCGAGACGCTTTCCAAGGTGATCGATGCCGACCCGGACCGTATCTCGATTTACAACTACGCGCACATGCCGCAGCTGTTCAAGTCGCAGAAACTGATCCTCGAAGAGGATTTGCCCAGCCCGGAAACCAAGCTCGACATGCTGGCCCTGTGCATCGAACGGCTGACAGGCGCGGGTTATGTGTATATCGGCATGGACCACTTTGCCAAGCCGGGCGACGACCTCGCGGTGGCGCAGCGGGAAAATCGCCTGCAACGCAACTTCCAGGGCTATTCCACCCATGCGGAAGCCGAGCTGGTGTCGTGCGGCGTCTCGGGAATCAGCGCGGTGGGCGGCACTTATAGCCAGAACGAGAAAAAGCTCGAAGACTATTACCAGCGCATCGACGCCGGCGAATTGCCGGTGGCGCGCGGCCTGGCATTGAACGCCGACGACTTCCTGCGCCGTCGCGTGATCCAGTTACTGGCCTGTGATTTTGCGCTGTCGATGCCGGCCATCGAACGGGAATTTGCCATCGACTTTGGCACTTACTTCGCCCGTGAATTGCAGCAGGTGCAGCAGCTCCAGGAAGATGGCCTGCTGACAATGACGGCAGGAGGCATTACCGTCACGCCGAAGGGGCGGCTTTTGATCCGCAATATCTGCATGGTGTTCGACCGTTATCTGGGCATGCCGCACGAAATCAAGCTGGAACGCATGCGTTACTCCAAGACGATCTGA
- a CDS encoding YbaN family protein yields MHAMPPLLPAETAAMKIVLNVVASIAVVLAILGLFLPLLPTTPFLLLASACYARGSTRMHRWLLHNRLFGETLRNYENNKAIPLRAKVVALVLLWSSMLFSIWTVGHPALKGILLVIALGVTVFLLRMKTLQPAPVEISGCAKTSPPAD; encoded by the coding sequence ATGCATGCCATGCCACCCCTGTTGCCTGCGGAAACCGCCGCAATGAAAATCGTCCTGAATGTCGTCGCAAGCATTGCCGTTGTACTGGCAATCCTCGGACTATTCCTGCCACTGCTACCGACCACGCCTTTTTTGCTGCTGGCCTCGGCCTGCTATGCCCGCGGCTCGACGCGGATGCACAGGTGGCTGCTGCACAACCGGCTATTCGGCGAAACCCTGCGCAATTATGAAAACAACAAGGCCATTCCCTTGCGCGCCAAGGTCGTCGCCCTGGTCCTGCTGTGGAGTTCGATGCTGTTTTCAATCTGGACAGTCGGCCATCCAGCCCTGAAGGGAATACTGCTGGTGATCGCCCTGGGCGTCACCGTATTCCTGTTGCGCATGAAAACCCTGCAACCGGCCCCGGTCGAGATCAGCGGGTGCGCGAAAACTTCGCCGCCAGCTGATTGA
- a CDS encoding ProQ/FinO family protein, translated as MSIENNVPSPFQVARALLKELQTNFAVLRDCLPLAIGIDKQLIERQPDLNRKALRIALGMHTNSLRYLKAMKKATARFDLDGNAAGEVTEEQRAHAGKALDERLKKDAELRKTQRQAQDAQKKADEEAQRRSEKLNQLAAKFSRTR; from the coding sequence ATGAGTATCGAAAACAACGTGCCCAGCCCCTTTCAAGTCGCACGTGCCCTGCTGAAGGAATTGCAGACGAATTTTGCCGTGTTGCGCGATTGCCTGCCGCTGGCCATCGGCATCGACAAGCAGCTGATCGAACGCCAGCCGGACCTGAACCGCAAGGCGCTGCGCATTGCGCTCGGCATGCATACCAATTCGTTGCGGTATCTGAAGGCGATGAAAAAGGCGACTGCCCGCTTCGACCTGGATGGCAACGCCGCCGGCGAGGTCACGGAAGAGCAGCGCGCCCATGCGGGCAAGGCGCTCGACGAGCGCCTGAAAAAGGATGCCGAACTGCGCAAGACGCAACGGCAGGCCCAGGACGCGCAAAAAAAAGCCGACGAGGAAGCGCAGCGGCGCAGCGAGAAACTCAATCAGCTGGCGGCGAAGTTTTCGCGCACCCGCTGA
- a CDS encoding serine/threonine-protein kinase → MTLANPIATNKDTLSRIGRFRIIRELGRGTIGCVYLGHDPVIDREVAIKTFLPSMAAPARRRMEEQFINEARASGRLNHTNIVTIYEAYSESGTTYIAMEYLQGTELHRLLAAKHKFSTSDIASIIYRLAGALDFAHKHNVVHRDIKPANIFLVADNQPKLMDFGIARAPNRVADEQGDSNDAPYTLYCKDNLLGTPNYMSPEQATYSPVDHRTDIYSLGAVMYEMLTGRRPFVAENVEKLLEKIAHRAPKAPHEINPEIPEGLSAIVMRAMSKRPEKRFASAADMAEEIKRYVLEGKRRRREDRTREGEEKRRRSDRPQEKNNPGLLGRLFRTVSGKS, encoded by the coding sequence ATGACACTCGCCAACCCCATTGCCACCAATAAAGATACCCTGAGCCGCATCGGCCGCTTTCGCATCATCCGCGAACTTGGCCGCGGCACCATCGGTTGCGTCTATCTCGGGCATGACCCGGTCATCGACCGCGAAGTCGCCATCAAGACCTTCCTGCCCTCGATGGCGGCGCCGGCACGCAGGCGCATGGAAGAACAGTTCATCAATGAAGCGCGCGCCTCCGGACGCCTGAACCATACGAATATCGTCACAATTTACGAAGCCTATTCGGAAAGCGGCACGACCTATATTGCGATGGAATACCTGCAGGGCACCGAACTGCACCGGTTGCTGGCGGCCAAGCACAAGTTTTCCACCAGCGACATTGCCTCGATCATTTATCGGCTTGCTGGCGCCCTGGACTTCGCCCACAAGCACAATGTCGTGCATCGCGATATCAAGCCGGCGAATATCTTCCTGGTCGCCGACAATCAGCCCAAGCTGATGGATTTCGGCATTGCGCGCGCCCCCAACCGCGTCGCGGATGAACAGGGTGACAGCAACGACGCGCCCTACACCCTGTATTGCAAGGACAACCTGCTCGGCACGCCGAATTACATGTCGCCGGAGCAAGCCACCTACTCCCCGGTCGACCACCGTACCGATATCTATTCACTGGGCGCTGTGATGTACGAGATGCTGACCGGACGCCGGCCGTTCGTGGCGGAAAACGTCGAAAAGCTGCTGGAAAAGATTGCCCACAGGGCCCCCAAGGCGCCGCATGAAATCAATCCGGAAATACCGGAAGGCCTGTCGGCGATCGTCATGCGCGCCATGAGCAAGCGCCCGGAAAAGCGCTTTGCCAGCGCAGCCGACATGGCCGAAGAAATCAAGCGCTACGTATTGGAAGGCAAGCGCCGGCGCCGCGAAGACCGCACGCGCGAAGGCGAGGAAAAACGGCGGCGCAGCGACCGCCCGCAGGAAAAGAACAATCCGGGTTTGCTCGGCCGGCTTTTCAGAACGGTCAGCGGAAAATCCTGA
- a CDS encoding NAD(P)H-dependent oxidoreductase, which produces MNQYQIAVIVGSLRRDSMNRKFADALIRLAPAEFSFKQLDIGTLPLYNQDNEANPMEAVRQLKDDIKAAQGVLFVTPEYNRSIPGVLKNAIDHASRPYGQSAWAGKPAGVIGVSPGAIGSALAQQHLRNILAYLNMPTLGQPEAFVQAKEGLYDDAGNIGEASKKFLQGWMGRYVDWVKQHAA; this is translated from the coding sequence ATGAATCAATACCAGATCGCCGTCATTGTCGGCAGCCTGCGCCGCGATTCCATGAACCGCAAGTTTGCCGATGCCCTGATACGCCTGGCGCCGGCGGAATTCTCCTTCAAGCAACTTGATATCGGCACCCTGCCGCTGTACAACCAGGACAATGAAGCCAACCCGATGGAAGCGGTCAGGCAACTGAAAGACGACATCAAGGCGGCGCAAGGCGTGCTGTTCGTCACCCCCGAATACAACCGTTCGATTCCCGGCGTGTTGAAAAACGCCATCGACCATGCGTCGCGTCCCTATGGCCAGAGCGCCTGGGCAGGCAAGCCGGCCGGGGTGATCGGCGTGTCTCCCGGCGCCATCGGCTCAGCCCTGGCGCAGCAGCATTTGCGCAATATCCTGGCGTACCTCAACATGCCCACCCTGGGGCAGCCGGAAGCGTTTGTGCAAGCCAAGGAAGGTTTATACGATGATGCCGGCAATATTGGCGAAGCCAGCAAGAAATTCCTGCAGGGGTGGATGGGTCGCTACGTCGACTGGGTCAAACAGCACGCGGCCTGA